The following is a genomic window from Phaseolus vulgaris cultivar G19833 chromosome 6, P. vulgaris v2.0, whole genome shotgun sequence.
AGCACCAGGAGATACTGACTATTCAATGGTCTTCACCCAAGCTCGTGCAAACAAAAAACATCAGAAAACCAATATAACTGAAATTAAACCTGTAATTGTTGGGAATGAAGGGGTTTTTTCCAATTCCAACCATGGTAGAGCTCATGGTCATGGTCATGGTCATGGTCGAGGTCATGGTCAAACTCATACTCATGAAGATCCTGGGGTCATGGTGAAGCAATTTTCTCTGTTTCTGTTCATTGCTTTAGATTTGATGGTAGgagttttaactttttattatgaTGCAGGGAAAAAGGAAGATGCTAACCTACATAAATTGTTGTATTAAGCCGTGATGTGCTAAGAAGCATTTTGAAATGAATGGTATGGTATTAAGGAGATGCAATTTATGAGTTGTAATATATGTATGTAGAAGAGACGAGTTCAATATGATCAACAACTTCTGTAATCTAAGTCTGTTACTGTTGTATATTGTACAGTATCTTATTAAACCTATTTCCTCTTAAATTTTTCTAAGAGCTTTTAAGGTTTACGTGAAAATAAGACATACTCTGTTATAACCGATTATATTATGATATAATGGACTGTGCTGTTAATTTTGTATTCATAttcacacattttttttatcataataaataaaataattctctTCTCCAATTTCCCTTTCTCTGTTTTCTCTGCTATCAGACGTGCAAGTTTCTTTACCTTTCAGGTAAGGCTAACTCCTCCCCTCTCGTACCATTATCAGAATTTTCCATTTTATTACACATACACATACATAGATACACATACATAGATGTTAAATGCTAACCTTCTTAAGAAAGTCCTTGATATGATTGTGTTCAAGAAAAGAGTGTAGATGGCCTCTAACTTAGAACATTCAAAGTAGTCAAGGATAAGTATACTTTTTACCAATATGTATTAAATGATCTTTCTATAGGGTATTATCTGGTATATATGGAGCAAATCTTAACTCTTCCACTTATCATTACAATTCTGCCTTAATTGAGTAGTTGATGCTGATTTGATTGAGATCCCATAACTCATACTGCTCTTGTTATATGAGATTCATGAATCGGCAACCGAGCCACAAATGACTTATAATCGGACCCGGTTCATGACCTTACAGATTGAAACTAAGGAAGATACGGTGTATGAAGAAGGTAGGTAGCAATTCTATATTATCCTCTTTATTATGCTAGGTTTGTGGTTGAAGTTCAATATCTGGTTTAATTGTTCTGTGGGGGTACTTAGgatgta
Proteins encoded in this region:
- the LOC137832771 gene encoding uncharacterized protein, which gives rise to MEQKENTPVMSVPQFGGWDQRAPGDTDYSMVFTQARANKKHQKTNITEIKPVIVGNEGVFSNSNHGRAHGHGHGHGRGHGQTHTHEDPGVMGKRKMLTYINCCIKP